Genomic segment of Panicum virgatum strain AP13 chromosome 9N, P.virgatum_v5, whole genome shotgun sequence:
GAGCACACTGCCATTGCCGGACGAATCGGACAGGAACCCGGCGAGGTAGAGGAACGCAGCGAAGCCCATGAGTGCCACGAGGAACCCGGAGCCCCCAAAGCCGATGCCGACGGCCGGGCCGAAGGAGACAAAGGGCGAGGGCGAGTAGAAGGGCGCGGACGTGTACCCGCCCCTGGGCGCCGGCGCGCTGTACCCGTAGGATGGGGGCGAAGAGGAGCGCGAGGAGAAGGCGGACCCGCCGACGCGCCCGCCCGAGGCGGCCAGCGCCGCTGCGTGCGGCCCGGCGGACGACGCCGCGGCAAGCAGCGCGCCGGCCAGGAGGAGCGCGAGCGCGGGCCGCTTGAGCGCCGCGAGCGCGTCGAGCACGGACCTCCTGAGCGCGTCGAGGGCGAGGAGCGGCTGGGTCCGCGCCGgctcgccttcctcctcctgccCCGCGGCGGGAGGCGGGAGGCCGCGGTGGGCGCGGAGGGCGGGGAGGCGCGCGGGcctgaggaggaggcggaggccgcggcggggcgggagaattggcgggcgcgggcgcgggagcGGGGAGGACAGGAGGCGCGTGGCctcgaggagggaggcggcggccatcatcggcggcggcggcgcgggccgcgtGAACGCGatgcggaggcggtggcggaggagcgGGAGGGATTTTTTTTAGAAGTGTGTGGGGGAGGATCCACGCCGCTGCGGTCTGGGGGGACGTGGCCGACGACCGGCAGCGGATGCCGGAGCCGTCTATTCATCCAGCGAGGATTCGCTGACGAGTGACGCAGGGCAGAAGAAGAGTTTTCATCCACCCGCGCGCTAACATTTCCGCCCAACCGCGTGCGCCCCCACGGAAATCTTCATGGGCTTGTAATTGTTCGTGGGCCGAAAACATTTGCACCCACGCCCATGAAATTAGAAGACAGGTTGTGGCCCAACAAGTCCGTGATATTCTACACATCCTGCCATGCAGTATTCTGCGGTTCAGAAGTAAGGCTATCCACAAATTCATCCTCTAAACAGAATATTCCGACCTCgtcatcaagattctctccTCTATCTTCAATTTCACTACACCCATACATTCGTTATATCTCTcatctataccaactaccacagttggggtccacatgtcatcctctaaatttttatttcctctccgtctctctctcccttcctctcccCGAGCTCCCTCTGcccctcccgcggcggcgcatcctcccttcccgagctcgccggcggccagctcCGCGTAGATCCGcggctctcctccctcctccgtccTGGTGGAGCTCcttcccgcgccgccggccctggCGTTgctccacggccacggcccacAGATCCGCCTGCGCCACGGCCCGCAGCCTGCCTCCGTCTGGTGCGGCGGGCGCACGacggcggggccggcgagcgcggcggcccgcACGGCCGGCGAGCGCAGCAGCCCGCATGGCCAGCTCAGCGGTGGCGGGGCCGGCGAACGCGGCAGCCCGCACGGCCTTGGCAGTGGCGGCCTCGcagtggccatggcggcgacggccagATCTGTctagggccatggcggcgcggcggaggaaatcgcggcggccgccaccccctggctccctccctcccggccTGCGCGTGGCGACGcgggtgttgacgctccttagcgccccaatttatataccgcaagcgcacggaatcgtgtagcttttcccttagagtatacCCCAAAGGTTTAttaatccgtggatcgacaatgaacttactagggttttccatctaatctaacggatctatcctaatatgaagcattgattgcatataaagggtaaacctttgatagatatgagtgatgtacaaaggttgatctcatccatgaacatcggtaaggataaaacatgaccgaaggcatgactaaaccaatcgctcgcattctagttgtagttctagctaaacgagtaagcacaacatgcatctcatccaaagcctctttaaaccaaaacctccaatccaacccctcgggaacccccctactcaggccacgccctgtcacgacactcCCTTTGGGACTAAGCCCCCAGAAGCACGCTAGTGTCGAACCCcctgggtagatccggtatgaactcctagccaccatagctacaagaacaccccatgcaatctatctcgagaatagatctaggaataagcacacccaaggcaagaacgaaatcaaagaggagagacatgatcgctaaatagatcggatgacatgaagacattactcacataatagattcgtttggatcgtcaccaccgcgtatacaccattgacgactccaacaagctcatgaactccaccatgacacaaccacgcagggaggccatggcggctaggggtggcctaagccatctcctagacaacttcgaagacttgcggcggccatcgtctccctccggtcttagccctaggttttcgtcgagttctgggtggatggattctgcgagttgaataaggtgcgagctatttataagccgaggaagccatcggtcgaaggggaggccgaaccgtctcggaaacgggctaggccggccggcctaccctctttcgggctcgcctcggtctcatctttcgcgtgtagactcctcgcatcttctagagtttatgtccttcacgattgcacccctttggacgtcgttatcttggagatatcttcgaggaaaggatgggatagggaatccttccttaaatcttcattttctttgctTAATCCCTTGCTCCCCCTTCCTGGCTGGCGTCCATGGCAGAGCCTGCGGAGCTCTCGTCCGGCGGCCGCGCACCTCCACATCGACCCGCCCACGCTCGACCTCGGAAGCGACTCTGCTCGGCTCCTCCATCCCCCTCCCTTGTCAGCGCGCCCCCTTCCTTCCACTCCCTCGCCGGATCCGGCTCCCTccatgcggcggcggccggcggcggcggcggcgactcccGGTTGCTCTACTCGGCTTCCGTAGGGACGCGCGAGGCAGCAACCGGCGGAGCCGAGGTGGGCCCGGTGCAGGGTAGCGGGCGTCCGCGGCCCGGGCTTGATTTGGCGGAAAAGCGCGCCTCCGCTACCGTCCCGGACGGGATAGCGGACGCCGCTGCAGTGGTTTTTCCGCTATCCGCGTCCTGCAAGAGGCGGTAGCGGACGCCGCTGCGGGCAGGGGATGTTTCAAGGGCATCATGATTGGTTGGTTGGAGGTGGCTCGCACCAGCCAGCTAGGTTCGGCATATGCGACACTCTATTCGTTTGGTtgtggctggtgttgatttgttacgagagaaaaatatttttggctagctggtgctgatgctgatttagtaagagagaaaaacactgttgggtGGCTGGCTGACAAGTCAAACGAACAGAGTGACACATGCAGGGACGAAATTTGGTTGCCTGATTTTCAACTCATGTTGCTTAAATTTACCTGTTCGTGTGCTCACCTGTGCACCGTGCCAGCTAGCCTCACTAAAACGGCTGATTTTCATGTTCCTCCGGAGCGTGACTACGGCGATGATTTTGCATGACGGGGGCCTGACCCGATGGCTAAACCAGCCAATCAAACTAGCGATACTGCACCCCACAAGGCTAGTTCAGACCAACGACGCCGTTAAAGACACATGAGCAAACGGCAAAAGGAGCATTTCCAGCCCAGGCCACAGATTTGTCATTGGCTCCAACCTCCAAGCTCCAGTAGAGCAAAAGATCAAGGTAATCCCCCTAATCCCCAGGGAACGAAACAAACAAAAGCCATCTTCAAGGCCATGCTAAAATACCACGTCATCATGGGGTACGCCAACGGGCCGACTTCTTCAGCTCCAGTCATGTCATTAGTGTTGTGATTCGAAGTCCAGGACAGTCAAAACAATAGTGTATGAATCTGACTTTGAAATGGTGGCCAAATTAATGAAGAGAGGAGAAGAAATTCTAGAATTCAAACACTATACATTGTATTTATATGGATCTCTCCTACTATAAATAGGAGGTCTCTTTCATCAGTTTGTAATCCAGTAAAAGAAAGAACTCTTCCTCTCTACAACTGTGTCCCTGCTACTCTGCATTTGTGCTTTGGTGCAACAAAGAACTCGATCTCTAACAATCAGtagcgtggggggggggggggggggggtccaaaAGTGGCCTCTTTGCTGTCCTCCATGGAAGTTGCTACTGCCCGCGTTGGTTCTTCAATGATAACACACTGTCAGTCATCTTTCTTTTGGCAAGCAACTAGACGCCACGTAGGAAATGAGGTACCTATATAGACTAGGAAGGCAGGCGCGCTAACGTCGCGCCCGTAGAGCAGTCGTGCATGCCAGTATGGATTTTGTTGCACTAATCATGCATTTACAAAGTTTCATATCTGCACAATCATTTTTAAAGGTTGTAACAACATCATGGGTTGAAGACATGGAGGAGCAACATCATCATCATACAACACGATACTTGTGTATCTTAGCAAAGAACACAAATTGTTATTTATTAGAATGGCCCTATGTAGCTGAATGTCCATAAGAAAGGGTAATTGAAGATTGTACATGTAGTATGTTGTTGATCATGTGAGTGATCCAGGCATAGTTCTCCTACACATATTACTCAGGGAGTTAGGATCAAGGTTACTATACTTTTTATAACATGGAATCCCAATTGGACAAAAAAATTACCAAGACAAAAGATTCAGGCATAGGTAACTGTTTAGTGAAACCGAAGGAAGTACTATGCTAAAAGATAGAAATCTACGGAACTGGCTCCTTCCATCACCCCTAATATGGCACCAAAGGTCATACTTATCTTGTGTTGAGCCCCAGCTAACCAGTTCATGGACAGAAGTCTAGCCAAAACGGAAAACAAAATACAGCTTAAGATTCCCAGGGAGTAATATAAAACTGCAAACTGATCATTTTCAAATGCTTGCTAACTGGACACGATAAGAAACAATGAAGGTATCGCAGAGTCCATAGGGATTTTGAAATTCTGCATAGGCGTTGAGATTTAGTGTCACTGCTTGGCAAATAAATCTAGATCATGAATGCAAGAATATAAATTATATACCTCTAGCTCAGTTGGCTAAAGTATGAGGAAATCTGCAAAATAGAACACGGGATTTGTGTAAAATTTGAAGACGACCAAAAATGCTAATTGAATTGCAGCTTTTACAAAAATAGCCTGGTATATTACTGAACAGAAATGAATGACTAAGCTAATTATTGGCATTGATTGAATAATCTAACAGATTGTGCAAATTCAAAGCTACCTCTTTGTATAAGGGAATTTTTACAATGGATTTTGTTTATTGAAGGGTGAGAACAATATTTCAGAAAAAAATCACTCTTTTGTACTTTTTACAATGTAGCTAAAATCCCAAATCGGCAAAAGATTCTTACCAGACAACAGATCCAGGTGTAGGTGATTATTCAatgaaacccaaggaagaagCATGTTAGAAGAGAGAAAAGTTAAATGACGGCATTGGATGTTGGATCCTTCCCTCACCACATGGCACCAAAGGTCACACTTCATTTGTGTTGAGCCCCATCTAACCAAGTTCATGGCTAGAGGTTTTAgtctacaaaaaaaaacaaatacagCTTGACATTTTCACGGCTTTTCAAACTGAATTTCAGCATTTTCATATGGCCTTGTAACTGGGCATAATAATAAAACCCAAGGCTATCACAGAGTCCATGGTCAGTTTGAAATTCTTAGTATCACTGCTTGGCAAAGAAAtccaaagcaggaatgcaacaTTATAGATCATATACCTCTATCTCAGTTTGTCAACCCATGAGCAAATCTGCAAAATGGAACACAAACATTTTGTGTAAAATTTAAAGGCAACAAAGAAGACTAATTGAATCTGCAGCTTTTACCAAAATAGCTTGCCCAATTGCTGGACAGAACTTGGAGGACTAAACTACTGATTACTGATATCAAATAATTTAAAAGATTATGCAAATTCTAAATTCGAAGCTACTTTTTATATCATGGCAATTTTTGTAATGGATTTTTTTATTAAATGATGAGAATAACCTTAAAAATACTTTAGACTACTGCAAACAGATCTTGAGATTTGAAGAAAGGCAATCCTAGTTAAGAAGAACATTAGCTGacgaaaaggaaaaaaatgtctCTGGAAATCGATAGGCTTTAACTAATGTTGAAGGCCCGCAAGGACATCCTGACAACTAATCTCTCTAGCGAAGCATTAACCTTTGCCAGGAATAGAAGACACGGGAATAGAAGGCACCTGGAAATAGAGAAATCAAAATAAACATAAtaacaacataaaataaaagataGGAAGTGCAATAAGAATAAATATTAGTGGAGCACAGTGATCACATGATTCTTAGTCAGCTAAGATCACAAATGGCTAATTTATCTTCATCGAAGGTAATTACACATGTACTGTAAACCATAGGAGTACATAATATGGGTTGAGGGGAAACACCTTAGAGGTTCCCTAAAAGAAATAGACACAAAGCAAAATGgatacattttttttattttatgtacAATTAAGAGGCGGGGAGGAAATATAATAACAAATTTTCATACCAACTTTTTCACATCAATCGTATCACTCTTGGTTGCCAGTTTACTTTCCTTACCACTAACATAATATTGTCAATGCCTGACTTTTTTCATCACAAAATAAGAAAACTTTGAGGCCTATGTGTACGGAAGGAAACAGAGCGCCCTCATGCCATGAGCTACATTAAAAAAATTTAGTCTGATAAATTGAATAAATGAGAGCATGTTGAAACTGCATGTACGTAACCAACCAGTACCAATTTCAGTACATCTTCAATCTTAATGTAAGGTATTTGCCTTAAAAATTCAGATAAAGAAGATACCATGGTAGATCGTTTCATGTGTATGTAATTGCTAAATAATCTCCTTGCAGGTTATTAGTAAATCCCCTCTTTTCAGACCTAGCAGGAATACTCTCAGGTTCCTCCAACATACAACAGCTTAAAGTGATCAGATATGTTATAATCTGTAAGTCAAATAGGTTAGAAGGTTTACCTACATGCTATAGGCTAAATCCAATGTAGTGGAACGAACTGGAATTAGAGTAGCACAGTATAAACATTTCAACTCCCGTAATGCCAAAGATGCATTTGTTTTAGTATATTTAGATTCATCAGAAGGTAACTGCAAAATAAAATGGCTAGTGATTATCCAGCTTACCAAAGACAGAAACAAAGATTAGTTGCAATCAACAGCGAGAAGTATACATGTAGTGCTGATATGGACTCGTCACCTGTGCAactgatgatgacgacgacgcacTCAAGGAAGACTGAGAGCCTGCATCCGGCAGTGAAGCACCTTAATTAAGATAGATGCGAGGCTGTGGCTGCAGGAGGATAAAGAGGAGAGGCGGCCGTCCAAGGTTGCGCAGGGAGGATGGCGAACGGGACCAACATATGAGCAAGAGGAAGAGGCACAGGATTGCATCCGACTATCCGAGCGAGGGACTGTGAGCTGACCTCCATGCGTTGATGGAGCCCCTTGCAGCTCCTTTATCCACCCACCTCCATGGTAAGTGGCGAAGCCAGGTCACGAAAAGACCTGCAGGGGGGGCGAGGAGGCCTGCaggcgaccgcggcggcggccggcggggggcGGCACACGCCGCGCACCGCGCGGGAACCGCCGGTGGCCAGCGCGGCCGGCGGGTACCCAGGGCCGAGGCGGTGGCCGGTGGAGGCCGGCTGCAGCCCTGCAGGTCCCCGCGGTGGCGGGCGGTGCCGAGCGCGCGGATCCGCCGGCGGCCGACTGCCGAGGGCCGGAGCggttgagggggggggggggggggggggggggggggggcggggctCCGCAACGCGGGGGCAGGACGGCcgacggcgccagcggctcGATGCTGGGTGGATGGAGTTTGGCGTTTGCGTTGCTCTGgttggaagaggaagaagaccctgCGCGTGGCGCTGGGCCGGAGGAACCACCAGGCCAGGCGGCCCACGCTCGCCCAGTCGCCCCTAATCTCATGCCTGGCCGACGCCATTGTCCTTCTCACCGAgggcgccgccgtgctgccaTTAGCCCTCGCCGGACTTGAGCGAACTGCGATATAATGTGGAGCTCGCCCACAAGAACCTAGGGCGGCCGTCCTAGGTCGCCCTAGTGCTGATGTTTGCTGTTGTCGTGCGTTCCCCGCCGGCAACGaatccgccgcctccaccatggGCACAACATTGTGCCCTTCTTCACGGCCAACGGGGGAGGAGGATCGGCTCAGAGGAGGCTGTCGACGGCGCTGCGATACGGAGGAGGCGACAGCGTGCGAGGCAACGACCATGAGGTGAGGCAAGGCGCGATGAAGCTGGCGGAGACGATTGGGTCTGCGGGCAACGGCGACGCTCAAGTCCCCGCGTGGGCCTCCTTTATTTCTGCCGCATATAGCGGCGTAGGGTGGACGCGAACGGCTGGGGGCTGCCGCATGGCGAGACTCTCCACAACTTGCACAGTACGCGGCACGATAGGACTGGCCAAAACAGCCAGAGGCTCCCAGAGGGCTTCATTTAGTTCAGTGATGTCCTAAATGACAAGTatatataggtaaataaaaggATGGATGAATATTATAACAAAACTCGATTCACTTTCCTGAGTTTGAAGAATCACATGGCAGCAAGATCGCGGACAATCCCAATAAGCCAGCATTATCATAATTACCAAGCAGACACTAACTAGGGCAattgaaacaaaaaaacaaacacTACTACTACGAAAATGAATTTTAGAGACGAGTAAAAATGTATTTCTAGGAGTGGATGCTATCCGCCTCCTATTTCTCGTagctataaatattatctgcAA
This window contains:
- the LOC120690972 gene encoding uncharacterized protein LOC120690972; its protein translation is MMAAASLLEATRLLSSPLPRPRPPILPPRRGLRLLLRPARLPALRAHRGLPPPAAGQEEEGEPARTQPLLALDALRRSVLDALAALKRPALALLLAGALLAAASSAGPHAAALAASGGRVGGSAFSSRSSSPPSYGYSAPAPRGGYTSAPFYSPSPFVSFGPAVGIGFGGSGFLVALMGFAAFLYLAGFLSDSSGNGSVLTEAQKTTVLKLQVGLLGMARSFQKELDQIAEKADTSTPAGLSYVLTETTLALLRHPDCCISAYSTVDVKRSMDDGEKRFNQLSIEERGKFDEETLVNVNSIKRNNAGSQRSSGFSNEYIVITILVAAEGVHKLPAINSSNDLKTALQKLGSIPSRKILAVEVLWTPQNENDTLSERELLEDYPLLRPL